In Myxococcales bacterium, the genomic window GCGCGCACCCACATGCTCGGCGCGCGCGAGGGGTCCTCGGGTGCGAGCGGAGAGGTTGGTGGCGGATGCGGCTGCAAGTGAGCGCACGTCAGGCGCTCGGGGCGTGGCTGCTGCTCACGGCTGTGTGTACCCCCGCGCGCGCCGACAACCGCGCCGCTGTCTCACTCTCGAGCTACGCGGACGACAACGAGCTGACGGTGGTGTCGCCGCAAGCATCGCTTCGGCAAGAGCTCGACGACCGCGTCAGCGTCGAGGGCAGCTACGAGGCCGACATCATCAGCGCCGCGAGCGTCGACGTGCTCACGGCCGCGTCACCGCGGGGTTACCACGAAGTGCGACACGGCTTCAGCGCCGGCGTGCTGTGGAAACCGGAGCGAGAGATCAGCTTTCGAGCCAAGTACATCCCCAGCTTCGAGCCGGACTACAGCTCCCAGGGTCTGCTGCTTGGAACCGCCTACGAGTGGTTCGAGCGCAGGCTCGAGCAGCGCATCGACGTCCGCGCGAGCTTCGACCGAGTCGGGCGAGCGGGCGAGCCGCGCTCGACCTGGCGCGATCTGGAGCTCGTCTCCATCGGGCCGACGCTGTCCTGGGTGCTCGACCGTTTCAGCGTCGTGAGCCTGGCCTACGAGCTTCAGGCTCAGAGCGGCTTCCAGGCCTCCACCTACCGCTTCGTGCCCATCAGTTGGGCGAGCGGCACGGAGGTGAGCGTCCCGGAGCAACATCCGAAGTGGCGCGTGCGCCACGCGCTCGGTATGGGCGTACGCCGCGCGCTCAGCCGGCACTGGTTCGTCTCGGGGGGTTATCGCTTCTACCGCGACAGCTGGGGTGTGCAGAGTCATACCGGCGACCTCGGGGCGCAGCACGCCACGGACCAGAGCAAGGTGATCGTGGGGCTCGACCTTCGCGCTTACACCCAAGGCGAAGCGAGCTTCTACCGGGAGCACTACAGCTCGGCACCCGGCACCATCCCCACGCTTCGCAGCCGCGACAAAATGTTGTCGAAGAACTGGTCGCTGCTCGCGGGCTTGCGCGGGGAGCTGGGACTAGGTCCCGTCCTTTTCACTGACGAGCTGCGACTGGCGGCCCACGCCGACGTGTACGACCAGCACTTCGAGACCTTCGAGCCGTTGCACAGGCGGCGGGCCTTCATCTTCCAGATCGGCGCCACAGCGGAGTACTGACATGAAACGACACCTCTCGACCGGGCTCGGCGCTCTCCTCTCACTCACCCTTGGCTGCGGCGGCTGCGCTTCCGACGACACAAAGGCCGACAAACCCGACTCCGGACCGAGCTGCACTCTCACGCTCGGTTTTGGGTATCGGGATGCCAGCGGTGGTTTTGTGCTCTTCCAGGACGGCGACGACGCCGAGCTCACCCTCGGCTTTCAGGGCTTTCGGTACATCCAGTCGGTGCTCGAGCTCGGGGACGTGTCGGCCACGAGCGCGCAGCACTCGGCGCGCATCATCGTGGAGGGCCAGGAGCCCTACACCCTCAGCGACACGCCCGTGAAGCTGCACGACGAAGGCGGCAAGCTGCGCTCCGACGAGGTCCTGGTGTTCTTCAACGATCTGCCAGTCGTGGACATCATCGGCAAGAGCACGGAGATAACCCTGACCGCGAAGGCCGGCGGGTGTATCGGTTCGACGAAGACCGTCGTGACCTTGCGCGACGACGACCAGTGCATTCAACAGGAGGACGGCGGCCTGAGCTGCGGCGCGGCCGACGGCGGTCCATGAGGCGCGGCGCGCTGCTCTTGTGTGTGGCGGCACTGGGCTGCTCCGACGGTGAGGAGCGCATGCCGACCCGGCGCTCCCTCGAGCCGTATGCAAATCCGTTCGGGCCGTCGGATCCACTGTGGGCGCCTCAGCCGCGGCGTGAGCATCCGCTCGAGCTCGCGCTCACCCCCGACGGCCGCAAGCTGTACGTGACCCTGCAGGGCGTCGAGGACGAGCCGGGCACCTCCGTGGCCGTGGTGGACACCGAGACCGAGAGTTTGCTGCACAAGATCCCGGTCGGCTCTGGACCCACCGGCATCGCCGCCCACCCAGACGGCAAGTTCGTGGTCGTGACCAATCGATTCTCGAACTTTGCTTCGGTCATCGACGTGACCCGGGACGAGGTGGAAAAAGAGGTCGAGATCCCCTGGTACACGACGGACGTCGCCTTTACCCCCGACGGCAAACGCGCCTATTTCACCAATCGCTGGAAGGATAGCGTGCTCTTCTGGGACCTGGAGGTCGGCTCCGAGTTCCGGGTCCGCGGCGACAACTATTCGAGCGCGCGACCGGAGGCACCCGCTGGCATCCCGGTCCCGAACAATCCCCGCGATCTCGCAGTCTCGCCGGATGGAACGCGGCTGTTCGTGACGAGTGTGACCTCGCTGCAGTTGAGCATCATCGACACGGCGAGCAACCTGGAGCTGCGCCGCCTCGAGCTCGGCTCACCGCCTGGCGACATCGCCGCCGTCGACGGACGTCTCTTCATCACTCATTCCGGTCGTGGCACCCAGCACCTGCCCGACCAGGGTTTTGACACGGACGGGGACGGCAGTCCCGGCGACGGCACCGCTAACGTGGCGTTTCAGGATCTGCAGAACGAGCTGGCCGTCCTCGACTACGAGGGCAACTGGCTCTTCAACTACACCAGCGACAGCATGTGTTGCCGCGACTACCGCGACGTCGATCGCGCTCACCCGGAGAAGGGCGCCGCCATCCCCGCCCCGGATGATTGGCCCGCGTCGCGCATCGATTTTCTGCCGCCCGAGGCGACCTGGCTCGTGGCCTGCGCGCTGCCGGAGCAGATGGCGGTGCGTGAGAATCGACTGCTCGTCGCGTGCAGCGGCTCGAACGAAGTTCAGACCTTCGAGATTGCGCCGAGCGGACAGCTCAGCACGGCGCAGAAATCCGGGGGCCTGTTCCGCACCGGCATGAACCCGTACGGCATCGCACAAAGTCCCGACGGAAAGCGCGCGTACGTGGCGGAGCGCTTGGGCGAATACGTGACCGTGCTCGACCTCGAGGCAGGGCCGGGCCACGAGCGCCGGGTTCTCGTCGGCGACGTGCGGGACGGCGAGTTTCCGGCAACGGACGCGGAAATTGGCGAGGCGATCAACTTCGTGACGGCCGCGTTCACGGTCGACGGTGACCAGACCTGCGCGCACTGCCACCGCGAGGGTGACAACATCGCGAAGGCGGTGGCCATGCCCCTGCAGGCCGATCGCATCTTCGGCACCCGCATGATCATGGCCTATCGCGGCGCATTCGATACCCGTCCCTGGTTCTTCGAGACGGCGATGGACCAGACCAACTTCTTCCCCGTGATCAACGAGTTCGCGCGCAAGGAGAACTTCTGCTGCGAGGAGTCCGACCCGCTGATCTGGAGCAAGTATCCGAGTGTGTCGGCGTGCCAGGCGGACCCGAAGCTCTCGGGTTGCAACCACGTGCTCGACTGCAAGGACGATCCTCCGCCGGAGTGTGCGGCGCGAACCTACGGTAGCCCGCACGGCTTGCGAAACGCACACTTCAAGGCCGCCGCGCTGGAGCTGCTCTCCCGCGAGAGGAGCTTCGGGGACGGTTTGTATTCGGAGTACCCGGGCGCGGACGGTTCGCTGGTGCGCGAGGGCATTGCCCTCGATTTTGCCGGCGTGACCCAGGCCATTGGGCTGTTCTTGCTGCAACGCCCGCGCCTCTTGCCGAATCCAAATCGCGCGCTCGATCTGCCGGCAGCGCGCCGGGGACGTGACCTCTACACGTCGACGCAGACGGGCTGCAACTCGTGCCACCCGTTGCCTCTCACCACTCTCTCCGACAGCTTCAACCCCTCGGAGCTGCCGCTCCGCTTCCCTCCGCTCATCACCCCGGCAACGAACCCGCTCACGGGAAAACCCGCCAACGGCATGAACCAGGGGTTCGTGCAGAGCTTCCCGCTCGCCGTGCAGAGCGCCGCCGGCCCACATTTCGGCGTGCCTCAGCTCAGGGGCATCTGGGATCGCGCCGCGCGCTTCTATCACGATGGGCGAGCGCGAAGCCTGCGCGAAGCCCTCGCCACGCCCGGCCATGCAGCGCTCGGTCCCGGGCAGGTCGGGCACAACGAGAGCCATGGCATGCGCGACACCCACGGCGCCACGAGTCAATTGAGCGAGGAAGAGCTGAGTGACCTGGTGGCTTTTCTCGAATCGCTGTGACCCGCCTTGACGTTTGCGCTGCCCGAGCGAAATAACAACAGCGGTGACCGCCCGATCGAACCACCAGCTCGAGGTCTTCTACGACGGAGAGTGTCCGCTCTGCATGCGGGAGATCCGGATGCTCATGCGACTCGACCGCAGACGTCAGCGCATTCGCTTCACGGACATCGCCCGCCCCGAGTTCGAGCCCGAGGCGCTGGGCATGGACTACGAGAGCCTGATGCGGCGGATCCACGCACGGCTGCCCGATGGCAGCTTCATCGACGGTGTGGAGGTCTTTCGGCGGCTGTACGGCGCGGTGGGGTTCGGCCCCCTCGTCTGGCTGTCGCGCATGCCGGGCATCTCGCACTTGCTCGGCTGGGCCTACGAGAAGTTCGCGGCGAACCGTCTGCGCTGGACCGGACGCTGCACCGACGCCTGCGAGCTTCCGCCACGAAAAGTTCGGCGCGCGATCGAGCCCGAGGCGGTCACGGTGTCATCGCCGTAGCCGCGGCGGACAGGCGTTGTTTGCACTGACTCTCGAGCGCAGGTCCGGCGCGGAACTTGACCGCGTAGTCCACACAGGTGCGGTAGGCGTCGGTCGCGCGCCTCATGTCGGGGGCCACCAGGTCGAACAGCGCGGCGCGGTAACGGAGCTCGAGCTCACGGCTGCCGAGGGCGCTGGGTTTCGGAAGAGAGAGCAACGACCTGGCGGTCGCTTCGTGCAGAGCACCAACCCGCTCGGCCGAGAGCACCACCCAGTGCGGGGGCGGCAGGGGTTTGATCTCCAGAATTCGCCGGTACGCGGTCTCCGCCTCCTGGACCCGCGCCCGCCGGGTGAGCACGTACTTTTTCACGTCGCCCGTGACGTGGCGCAAGCTCGCATCCTTGGTGCCGGCGCCGCGGTAGCGCGGTGGTATCAGCGCTGCGGCGAGCTTGGCCTTCTGTTCGGCTTCGAAGAACAGCGCCTCGCCCAGCGCCGTCAGCGCGCGTCCCAGTCGGCGCATGGCCGGCAGCTCGTCCGGCGCGTCACCACCGATCTCGCGCGTTGCGGCCTGGGGGTCCGACCACAATGCGGTCACCTTCTGGAACTCGGCCGACGCCTGCTTGGTGTTGCCTGCGCGATCGCGCAGTCGCCCCAACAGCGCATGGGCCAGCATGCGATCTTCGAGGGTCGCGTCTCGATCGATCTGCGTGATCGCGGCTTCGAGTCGCCGCAGCACGAGGGCAGAATCGACGCTGTCGAAGTCCTGGCTGGCCTGACGCACGACGGGGTCACGCGGCAAGTCGAGTGGGGCTTGGGCCGCGGGAGCTGCGGGAGCCGCATCGGCCTGAGCAGCGGGAGCGGGAACGAGGTCCTCTTCTGCCGAGGGTCGCGCTTCGGGTGTGGGGGTGGGGGCCTGAATCGCAGGCGCGGGCCCGCGGGCCTCGCCGCGCGGCAGGCCCCCGCAAGCGGGAATCAGCAGCGTCAGCGCAAGAAAAGCTCGGTGCACAGCCGACTCCGACAGCTGGCTCGTTGAGTTGTTCACGGCGCGAGACAGAAATGTGCGCTGCCTGCTCCGCTCAGGCGTCCCAACCGACCAGGAAAATTTTCCCGATCGTCAGCGCGCGCTCGTCGCTGATGGGCAGGCTCGGTTCGACAGCGTGGTTACTTGCAGGTGATCGGGTTCGCCGAGTGCACACTCGGCGCGCAGCCTAGCGTACCCGCGTCGAGGCCCGTCCCGAACGGGGCGCAGTCCTGCATCTGACTGCTGCCGCAGTACTTGTTCTTGGCGTTGCTGCCATTGACCGGGAGGTAGCCTGAGCCGAGACACTTCCCGGGATTGTTCGGGTCGGGGCCACAGATGCCCGCTTTCGGATAGTCCGAGCAAAAATTCTCCTGCGTGTCGCAGTTGTAATCGAAGCTTGGACCTTGGTTCGTAGAGTACGCCGAGGCGCTGCAGTTGGTGCTGCCTGGAAACACCTTGTTGTTGCCGTCGTGGCAGTCGGCGCAGGCATTCGCCTTCGACGACTCGTCGATCCAGTTGCCGGGTGAGGGTTTGTTGCACGAGGTGACCATCCCGTACGGCGTACCGAAGCCGTCGCCGTCATTGTCCTTGCACCACTTGATCTGAGTGCAGCCGCCACCACTTCCGCCACTGCCACCGCTCGTCGTGCCGCCGCCGCTCGTCGTGCCGCCACCGCTGGTCGTACCGCCGCCGCTCGTCGTGCCGCCGCCACTCGTCGTGCCGCCGCCACTCGTCGTGCCGCCACCGCTCGTCGTGCCACCGCCACTCGTCGTGCCGCCGCCGCTCGTCGTGCCACCCCCACTTGTCGTGCCACCGCCACTGGTCGTGCCACCGCTGCCGCCGTTGCCGGTGCCGCCCGTTGCAACGCCACCCGTGCCGCCGCCCGCGCCACCGCCGGCGACGCCGCCCGCACCACTGGCGCCGCCGCCGCCGCTCACGCCGGCCATGTTGCCCGCGCCGCCATCGCCCGAGGTGCCTCCGGCTGACGTGCCGCCGCCACCAGTGCCCGAACCACCAGTGTTCGCGCCGCCCGTTCCCGACCCGGTGCCACCGGAGCTGAACAGCTCGCCGTTGTCACCGCCGCCGCACGCAGCGAGCCCCAACACCGCCGCACCCATGAACAGGATCGAGCCAGCACGCATGAGCTTCCTCCGGAGTCGACCCGCCAGGCGGGTGCCCAAGCGGGGACTGAGAAGCAGCGTTCGTGCCGCAAAACTTTGCCGCGATTTACCAGTGTAGGTGGGACAATGGCCTGACTCAGCTTGCTCTTCTATGCATCAATTGCGGAGCCGACCGCCGCGGCATCAACAGACCTGCCGCGGCCAGGCAATTCCGGGCACGCTCCGGGAATGCGAGTCGAAAGGGCGCTGCACGCAGCCCGCGCGGCGGGCGCCGGGCCATGGCACCGCGCCCCGACCGACGGACGTGAGCGCACGCGACGCTACGCCGTCGGGGATCCCCAGGCGCCCCTCGAAACTTTTCTCCGCATCTTGGACAAGAACGGGCTGCTCGCCGAGGACGGCTCGCTCGCGCCCGACGTGGCGCTGGTTTCGATCGGTGACCACTTCGACTGGGGCACCCCCTCTGAACGACCCGCGGCGCAGGCGGACGGACTGGCACTTCTGGCGTGGCTGGCTGCGCACCCCGAAGATCAGGTGACGCTGATCGCGGGCAACCACGACCTCGCACGCGTTGGTGAGCTGTTCGATCTGGACGACACGACGTTCCAGCTCGTACACACTCAAGCGCTCGCGGCGTACCGCGACGGCTCCCCCGATCCCGAGCTCGAGCGTGCCCTGTGCGAGGACAATCCGTGGCTGGCCACGGCAGAGCTTGCCGCGCGTGATCTGTCGGCGTTCAGCGTCGCACAGAGGGAGCTGGTCGCGACACTGCTCGAATCGGGACGCCTCCGGCTCGCATATGCGCCGGACAATTGCCTGCTCTTCTGCCACGCCGGCGTGACCCGCGCGCACCTCGATGCGGTAGGCCTGTCGGCCGCCGAACAGACGGATGCCCGCATCGTCGCTGCACGCCTGAACGACTGCCTCTCCCGCGCGGTCCGCGGCGCCGCCGGCGCGGCGCTCAGCATCGAGCACCTCCACCGACCCGGCAGCTACAGCGGCGGGGAAGGCGGAGGTGTGCTCTATCACCGACCGGGAAACCCGGACCTGCCTCGGAACGGCAGCCGCGACTTCGCTACCCTGCTCGGGCGGCGCTTCGATCCGCGCCGACTGCCGCTCGGGCTGACGCAGGTCATCGGGCACATCGCGGATCAGAAGTGCCGAGAGTTACTGGGTCCGTGGGCGCTCGGTCCCGCAGCCGCCCCGGGTGAGCCGCGCCACTTGGTCACGGACGGTCGAGAGGTTCGTTACCGCGCCGGCCTGCCGGAAACACTCGCGACCGCAGACCAGGCGAGCCTGCTGTTCATCGACGGCCACATGAACCGCACACCGCCGGAGCATTACCAGCTGCTCGAATGGTGAGCTCGAGCCTGGGCCATGCGCGTCAGTCGTGCTAACTCCCCGGGCTCTCCCCCGCGGTGAGTCGTATGCGCAGCGACGAGTGTGGAAAACGTCTGATCTCACGCGTCGACCT contains:
- a CDS encoding DUF3570 domain-containing protein — its product is MRLQVSARQALGAWLLLTAVCTPARADNRAAVSLSSYADDNELTVVSPQASLRQELDDRVSVEGSYEADIISAASVDVLTAASPRGYHEVRHGFSAGVLWKPEREISFRAKYIPSFEPDYSSQGLLLGTAYEWFERRLEQRIDVRASFDRVGRAGEPRSTWRDLELVSIGPTLSWVLDRFSVVSLAYELQAQSGFQASTYRFVPISWASGTEVSVPEQHPKWRVRHALGMGVRRALSRHWFVSGGYRFYRDSWGVQSHTGDLGAQHATDQSKVIVGLDLRAYTQGEASFYREHYSSAPGTIPTLRSRDKMLSKNWSLLAGLRGELGLGPVLFTDELRLAAHADVYDQHFETFEPLHRRRAFIFQIGATAEY
- a CDS encoding DUF393 domain-containing protein, which codes for MREIRMLMRLDRRRQRIRFTDIARPEFEPEALGMDYESLMRRIHARLPDGSFIDGVEVFRRLYGAVGFGPLVWLSRMPGISHLLGWAYEKFAANRLRWTGRCTDACELPPRKVRRAIEPEAVTVSSP
- a CDS encoding metallophosphoesterase — translated: MRVERALHAARAAGAGPWHRAPTDGRERTRRYAVGDPQAPLETFLRILDKNGLLAEDGSLAPDVALVSIGDHFDWGTPSERPAAQADGLALLAWLAAHPEDQVTLIAGNHDLARVGELFDLDDTTFQLVHTQALAAYRDGSPDPELERALCEDNPWLATAELAARDLSAFSVAQRELVATLLESGRLRLAYAPDNCLLFCHAGVTRAHLDAVGLSAAEQTDARIVAARLNDCLSRAVRGAAGAALSIEHLHRPGSYSGGEGGGVLYHRPGNPDLPRNGSRDFATLLGRRFDPRRLPLGLTQVIGHIADQKCRELLGPWALGPAAAPGEPRHLVTDGREVRYRAGLPETLATADQASLLFIDGHMNRTPPEHYQLLEW